From the Deinococcus aquaticus genome, one window contains:
- a CDS encoding AMP-binding protein: protein MPTASLRALQLAQLQQMLALQDARVPAYRERFARAGLTPGDLRSLDDLRAFPFTRKDDLRAHYPLGLCAAPRPDLRRIHASSGTSGKPTVVAYDRHDLNVFAEVVARSLHAAGARPGMTFHNAYGYGLFTGGLGTHAGAERLGLCTVPVSGGGTERQLDLLLDLQPEVIACTPSYALVLAEGLERRGVLPGDLALRYAVLGAEPWAEKTRRAVQERLGVRATNIYGLSEIIGPGVSNEDVREQSGSYVWEDHFYPEIVDPQTGEPLPDGEWGVLILSSMTRTALPLVRYWTGDITRLLPGPNGTGRTLRRMDAVRGRSDDLIILRGVNVYPAQLEDALLRLGQTSPHYHVTLTRTGLLDELTLQLEVPAPAVSAAALAAEVERQVKEQVGVTIRCQPCEPGSLPRSEGGKLRRVTDLRQQR from the coding sequence ATGCCCACTGCGTCCCTGCGCGCCCTGCAACTGGCGCAACTTCAGCAGATGCTGGCCCTTCAGGACGCGCGGGTCCCTGCGTACCGGGAGCGGTTCGCGCGGGCGGGCCTGACGCCCGGCGACCTGCGCAGCCTGGATGACCTGCGGGCCTTCCCATTCACGCGCAAGGACGATCTGCGCGCACACTACCCGCTGGGCCTGTGCGCCGCGCCCCGCCCCGACCTGCGCCGCATTCACGCCAGTAGCGGCACCAGCGGTAAACCCACTGTCGTCGCGTACGACCGGCACGACCTGAATGTCTTCGCGGAGGTCGTGGCGCGCAGCCTGCACGCGGCGGGCGCGCGGCCCGGCATGACCTTCCACAACGCCTACGGGTACGGGCTGTTCACGGGCGGCCTAGGCACCCACGCCGGGGCCGAGCGGCTGGGCCTGTGCACCGTCCCGGTCTCGGGCGGCGGCACCGAACGGCAACTGGACCTGCTGCTGGACCTGCAACCCGAGGTGATCGCCTGCACGCCCAGTTACGCGCTCGTGCTGGCCGAGGGACTGGAGCGGCGGGGCGTCCTTCCCGGTGACCTCGCGCTGCGCTACGCGGTGCTGGGCGCGGAACCCTGGGCGGAAAAGACCCGCCGGGCCGTGCAGGAGCGCCTGGGCGTGCGCGCCACGAACATCTACGGCCTGTCCGAGATCATCGGCCCCGGCGTCAGCAACGAGGACGTCCGCGAGCAGAGCGGCAGTTACGTCTGGGAGGATCACTTCTATCCCGAGATCGTGGACCCCCAGACAGGCGAGCCCCTGCCGGACGGCGAGTGGGGCGTGCTGATCCTGAGCTCCATGACCCGCACGGCCCTGCCACTCGTGCGCTACTGGACCGGCGACATCACGCGCCTGCTGCCCGGCCCGAACGGTACCGGGCGTACCCTGCGCCGCATGGACGCCGTGCGGGGCCGCAGTGACGACCTGATCATCCTGCGCGGCGTGAACGTGTACCCGGCGCAACTGGAGGACGCGCTGCTGCGCCTGGGGCAGACCAGTCCGCACTACCACGTCACCCTGACCCGCACCGGCCTGCTGGACGAACTGACCTTGCAACTTGAGGTGCCGGCCCCGGCCGTGTCAGCGGCCGCCTTGGCCGCCGAGGTCGAGCGGCAGGTCAAGGAGCAGGTGGGCGTGACCATCCGCTGCCAGCCCTGCGAGCCCGGCAGCCTGCCGCGCAGCGAGGGCGGCAAGCTGCGCCGCGTGACCGACCTGCGCCAGCAGCGCTGA